The following are encoded together in the Paludisphaera mucosa genome:
- a CDS encoding 3-keto-disaccharide hydrolase, with product MTAVRAALFLLLVVLSSSCPASDDWTPLFNGKDLAGWKFRNPDARKLWVACDEVKLDPSNPGRLLPVGEGGGAGAVLLCGEDGRASDIMTVEDFGDYELHLEFTVPRGSNSGVYNRGLFEIQIFDSFGAAKPAFHDCGALYERASPPENLARAPGAWQTYDVTMKGKTISLTWNGKVVYRDMDVRYGETDEDAFERLTNENEGKPPELRVRLERKDGKYVGFFGEGCTRSGLDGPDRPGPILLQGDHGPVAFRDIRIRRLD from the coding sequence ATGACCGCCGTTCGAGCCGCCCTCTTCCTCCTTCTCGTGGTCCTCTCCTCGTCCTGCCCGGCGTCCGACGACTGGACGCCGCTGTTCAACGGGAAGGACCTCGCCGGCTGGAAGTTCCGCAACCCCGACGCCAGGAAGCTCTGGGTCGCCTGCGACGAGGTCAAGCTCGACCCCTCGAACCCCGGCCGGCTGCTGCCTGTCGGCGAGGGCGGCGGGGCCGGCGCCGTCTTGCTGTGCGGCGAGGACGGCCGCGCGTCGGACATCATGACCGTCGAGGACTTCGGCGATTACGAGCTGCACCTGGAATTCACGGTCCCCAGGGGCAGCAACTCCGGGGTCTACAATCGCGGCCTCTTCGAGATCCAGATCTTCGACAGCTTCGGCGCGGCGAAGCCCGCGTTCCACGATTGCGGCGCGCTCTACGAGCGGGCCTCGCCGCCGGAGAACCTGGCCCGGGCCCCGGGCGCATGGCAGACCTACGACGTCACGATGAAGGGCAAGACGATCTCGCTCACATGGAACGGCAAGGTCGTCTATCGCGACATGGACGTGCGTTACGGCGAGACCGACGAGGACGCCTTCGAGCGACTCACGAACGAGAACGAGGGCAAGCCCCCGGAGCTTCGCGTGCGGCTCGAACGGAAGGACGGGAAGTACGTCGGCTTCTTCGGCGAGGGCTGCACCCGCTCCGGATTGGACGGCCCCGACCGTCCCGGGCCGATCCTGCTCCAGGGGGATCACGGGCCGGTGGCCTTTCGCGACATCCGGATCCGGCGGCTCGACTGA
- a CDS encoding DUF1990 family protein, producing MFTFRKPSAETVRKFLDGQDDLDFTYAPVGATADVPPADYRLNHTRKRIGAGREAFARARAALRRWDQFRIGWAEIRPADAVVRPGAVVAIVARRLGLWWLNACRVVYVVDEDGEAAARFGVAFGTLPGHVGSGEERFQVEWDGATDEVWYDVSSFSQPHLWLTRLGYPYMRRSQKLFGRQSAAAMVEALAREATVPPPG from the coding sequence ATGTTCACGTTCCGCAAACCGTCTGCCGAAACCGTCCGCAAGTTCCTCGACGGCCAGGACGACCTCGATTTCACCTACGCCCCCGTCGGCGCGACGGCCGACGTGCCCCCCGCCGACTACCGCCTGAATCATACCCGCAAACGGATCGGCGCGGGCCGTGAGGCGTTCGCACGCGCCCGGGCGGCCCTCCGGCGCTGGGACCAGTTCCGCATCGGCTGGGCCGAGATCCGGCCGGCCGACGCGGTCGTCCGCCCCGGGGCCGTCGTGGCGATCGTGGCGCGCCGCCTGGGCCTCTGGTGGCTCAACGCCTGCCGGGTCGTCTACGTCGTCGACGAGGACGGCGAGGCCGCCGCGCGCTTCGGGGTCGCCTTCGGCACGCTCCCGGGCCACGTCGGCTCGGGCGAGGAGCGGTTCCAGGTCGAGTGGGACGGCGCGACCGACGAGGTCTGGTACGACGTCTCGTCGTTCTCCCAGCCCCACCTGTGGCTGACCCGCCTGGGATACCCCTACATGCGACGGTCGCAGAAGCTGTTCGGCCGGCAGTCCGCCGCGGCGATGGTCGAGGCCCTGGCGCGGGAGGCGACCGTCCCGCCCCCGGGCTGA
- a CDS encoding NAD(P)H-binding protein: MSQANPEPSPLVLVAGASGYIGGRLIPALKARGARLRCLARKPDAIRAKFGPDVEAVAGDALDRASLDGPLAGVDTAYYLVHLMTDSDDFEAQDRRAAKNFAEAAKAAGVRRIIYLGGLGDDADPDLSPHLKSRHEVGEILRSTGVETIEFRASAILGPGSLSYDMVKSLTDRLPVMICPKWLSTPTQPIAVEDVVAYLDAALDLPPGASRVVEIGGADVVKYRDLIEEYARRKGLRRVLISVPILTPWLSGLWLALVTPNKFGVGRHLIEGLKNPTVVRGDDARKLFPRIHPVGVPEAIRRAVAQAEAAAVKPAA, translated from the coding sequence ATGTCGCAAGCGAATCCCGAACCATCTCCGCTCGTTCTCGTCGCCGGGGCCAGCGGCTACATCGGCGGCCGGCTGATCCCGGCCCTCAAGGCCCGCGGCGCGAGGCTCCGCTGCCTCGCCCGCAAGCCCGACGCGATCCGCGCGAAATTCGGCCCCGACGTCGAGGCCGTCGCGGGCGACGCGCTCGACCGGGCCTCGCTCGACGGCCCCCTGGCCGGCGTCGACACGGCGTACTACCTCGTCCACCTGATGACCGACTCCGACGACTTCGAGGCCCAGGACCGCCGCGCCGCGAAGAACTTCGCCGAGGCCGCGAAGGCCGCCGGCGTGCGGCGGATCATCTACCTCGGCGGCCTGGGCGACGACGCCGACCCCGACCTCTCGCCGCACCTGAAGAGCCGCCACGAGGTCGGCGAGATCCTCCGGAGCACGGGCGTCGAGACGATCGAGTTCCGCGCGTCGGCGATCCTCGGCCCCGGCAGCCTGTCGTACGACATGGTCAAGTCGCTGACCGACCGCCTGCCCGTGATGATCTGCCCCAAGTGGCTCTCCACCCCCACCCAGCCCATCGCCGTCGAGGACGTGGTCGCCTACCTGGACGCGGCCCTCGACCTCCCCCCGGGCGCGAGCCGGGTCGTCGAGATCGGCGGGGCCGACGTGGTGAAGTACCGCGACCTGATCGAGGAATACGCGCGCCGGAAGGGCCTGCGCCGGGTCTTGATCTCGGTCCCCATCCTGACGCCCTGGCTCTCGGGCCTCTGGCTCGCCCTCGTCACCCCCAACAAGTTCGGCGTCGGCCGCCACCTGATCGAGGGCCTCAAGAACCCGACCGTCGTCCGCGGCGACGACGCCCGGAAGCTCTTCCCCCGGATCCACCCCGTCGGCGTCCCCGAGGCCATCCGCCGGGCCGTCGCCCAGGCCGAGGCGGCCGCGGTCAAGCCCGCCGCCTGA
- a CDS encoding protocatechuate 3,4-dioxygenase has product MPSPIRPADRRAFLGALSMGAAFFTTRGLFAEELARTPARTEGPFYPDKLPLDQDNDLIVLGDSLTPAVGEITQLHGRILDASGGPIKDATIEIWQCDANQVYLHSADSGRNAEKQDKNFQGFGRFTTGATGEYRFRTIKPVPYPGRPAPHIHFKIKKGDRTLLTSQINIAGHPGNKVDGVVLGGIGVFDRELLMAEFKPIPDSKTGELAAAFDVILGRTPDDHALHALRDARPRNA; this is encoded by the coding sequence ATGCCCTCCCCCATCCGGCCGGCCGACCGCCGGGCCTTCCTCGGCGCCCTCTCGATGGGCGCGGCCTTCTTCACGACCCGCGGGCTCTTCGCCGAGGAGCTGGCGCGCACCCCCGCGCGGACCGAGGGGCCGTTCTACCCCGACAAGCTGCCGCTCGACCAGGACAACGACCTGATCGTCCTGGGCGACTCGCTCACGCCCGCCGTGGGCGAGATCACCCAGCTCCACGGCCGGATCCTCGACGCCTCGGGCGGACCGATCAAGGACGCCACGATCGAGATCTGGCAGTGCGACGCGAACCAGGTCTACCTGCACTCGGCCGACAGCGGCCGCAACGCCGAGAAGCAGGACAAGAACTTCCAGGGCTTCGGCCGGTTCACCACCGGCGCGACGGGCGAGTACCGGTTCCGCACGATCAAGCCGGTCCCCTACCCCGGCCGCCCCGCGCCTCACATCCACTTCAAGATCAAGAAGGGCGACCGCACGCTCCTGACCTCGCAGATCAACATCGCCGGCCATCCCGGGAACAAGGTCGACGGCGTCGTCCTCGGCGGCATCGGCGTCTTCGACCGCGAACTGCTCATGGCCGAGTTCAAGCCCATCCCCGACTCCAAGACCGGCGAGCTGGCCGCGGCCTTCGACGTGATCCTCGGCCGCACGCCCGACGACCACGCCCTGCACGCCCTCCGCGACGCACGGCCGCGGAACGCCTGA
- a CDS encoding sulfatase: MDDANSQKGSAPAAERTVSPLGVARLALLFGLLTGALELTQWLVRNAVSGGVSLGDFQMSRHFFWMIPASNLVIFGGSGAVLGLVAWLRPRWAGRVALWAMGFLCGLALLLTVPGLYAFAAVALAAGVGAMTSRHGSTHLPRFQRLLVVAPLVLGAVAASLHGWDRIHAALAERRPAPAPAAVKETPNVLLLVLDTVRAESLSLYGYDRDTTPNLNRLASRAVRFDQARSTAPWTLPSHASMLTGRWPHELDVGERKPMGRAFPTLAEALAAHGYATAGFIANTFFCNAWFGLGRGFQHYDDFYEEQTAVSMEEALRCSSLGRLAVRMLSDPFGGVERRRKDAGRINAAFLNWLDRKGEDDRPFFAFLNYFDAHGPFVPPADADRPFGRPPADADEEALIREWDVRSRVGLSDEQLALARDSYDDCLAYLDRRIGELFDELERRGALDDTLVILTSDHGEGLGEHDLIGHGRSLYDQETRVPLLVFLPHGARGGQSIGAPVSLRDVPATVLDVLGLDPSAFPGASLARRPSDEAAVLTEVRIKEEVSRNLARPPAWRGPMAALVAEGFSYIRNADGREELYEVAADPGQLHDLAPTPGSAATLERMRARLEALAPDEDDD; this comes from the coding sequence ATGGACGACGCGAACTCGCAGAAGGGCTCGGCCCCGGCGGCCGAGCGGACGGTCTCGCCGCTGGGCGTGGCGCGGCTGGCGCTCCTGTTCGGGCTGCTGACGGGGGCGCTCGAGCTGACGCAATGGCTCGTGCGGAACGCGGTCTCGGGCGGGGTGTCGCTCGGCGACTTCCAGATGAGCCGGCACTTCTTCTGGATGATCCCGGCCTCGAACCTCGTCATCTTCGGGGGCTCGGGGGCCGTGCTGGGGCTGGTCGCCTGGCTGCGGCCGCGGTGGGCGGGGCGGGTCGCGCTCTGGGCGATGGGGTTCCTCTGCGGCCTGGCCCTGCTGCTGACGGTCCCGGGGCTCTACGCCTTCGCGGCGGTGGCCCTGGCGGCGGGCGTGGGGGCGATGACGTCCCGCCACGGCTCGACGCACCTGCCGAGGTTCCAGCGCCTGCTCGTCGTCGCGCCCCTGGTCCTGGGCGCCGTCGCCGCCAGCCTCCACGGCTGGGACCGGATCCACGCCGCCCTGGCGGAGCGTCGCCCGGCCCCGGCGCCGGCCGCCGTCAAGGAGACGCCCAACGTCCTCCTGCTGGTGCTCGACACCGTGCGCGCCGAGAGCCTCAGCCTGTACGGCTACGACCGCGACACGACCCCCAACCTCAACCGCCTGGCCTCCCGCGCCGTCCGATTCGACCAGGCGCGGTCGACGGCCCCGTGGACGCTCCCCTCGCACGCGAGCATGCTCACGGGCCGATGGCCCCACGAGCTGGACGTCGGCGAGCGCAAGCCGATGGGCCGGGCCTTCCCGACGCTGGCCGAGGCCCTCGCGGCGCACGGCTACGCGACGGCCGGGTTCATCGCCAACACGTTCTTCTGCAACGCCTGGTTCGGCCTCGGCCGCGGCTTCCAGCACTACGACGACTTCTACGAGGAGCAGACGGCGGTCTCGATGGAAGAGGCCCTGCGCTGCTCGTCGCTGGGCCGGCTGGCCGTCCGGATGCTCTCCGACCCCTTCGGCGGCGTCGAGCGGAGGCGCAAGGACGCCGGGCGGATCAACGCCGCGTTCCTGAACTGGCTCGACCGCAAGGGCGAAGACGACCGGCCGTTCTTCGCCTTCCTCAACTACTTCGACGCCCACGGCCCGTTCGTCCCCCCCGCGGACGCCGACCGCCCCTTCGGCCGACCCCCCGCGGACGCCGACGAGGAGGCCCTGATCCGCGAGTGGGACGTCCGCTCGCGCGTCGGCCTCTCCGACGAGCAGCTCGCCCTGGCGCGGGACTCGTACGACGACTGCCTCGCCTACCTCGACCGCCGAATCGGCGAGCTGTTCGACGAGCTGGAGCGGCGCGGGGCGCTCGACGACACGCTCGTCATCCTGACCTCGGACCACGGCGAGGGCCTGGGCGAGCACGACCTGATCGGCCACGGCCGCAGCCTGTACGACCAGGAGACGCGGGTGCCGCTGCTCGTCTTCCTGCCCCACGGAGCCCGCGGCGGCCAGTCGATCGGCGCGCCCGTCAGCCTCCGCGACGTCCCCGCGACGGTCCTCGACGTCCTCGGCCTGGATCCCTCCGCCTTCCCCGGCGCGTCGCTCGCGCGACGGCCGTCGGACGAGGCCGCCGTCCTGACCGAGGTCCGGATCAAGGAGGAGGTCTCCAGGAACCTCGCCCGCCCCCCCGCCTGGCGCGGGCCGATGGCGGCCCTGGTCGCCGAGGGCTTCTCGTACATCCGCAACGCCGACGGCCGCGAGGAACTCTACGAGGTCGCCGCCGACCCCGGGCAACTCCACGACCTGGCGCCCACCCCCGGGTCCGCGGCCACCCTCGAACGCATGCGCGCCCGCCTCGAAGCCCTCGCTCCCGACGAGGACGACGACTGA
- a CDS encoding hybrid sensor histidine kinase/response regulator, with protein sequence MTEHPGLAPDFQALFEAVPTPSLLVRPDDRFTIVAVNASYLRATRATRESLVGRGLFEAFADDREHPGATDGRDLRASLDRVLATRAPDHMAVRRRDVPRPGGGFEERHWSPLNAPVLSAEGAVAHILHQLEDVTEVVRLRREAGERDVDASAAPIVDDDGRNAGVVVTYHDAGEGRRAEETTSRSEQRFRALVTASSDVMYRMSPDWSEMQPLDGRGLVASSDAPLRDWMQRNLPASEHALVRGAIREAVSARRMFELEHRVVRADGSIGWTYSRAVPILDAGGEVVEWFGVASDVTARKQAEEENDRLEAEAERQRRIYEAALSNTPDLVYVFGLDHRFLYANEALLQMWGRTREDALGKNCLELGYEPWHAEMHDGEIERVAATRRPIRGEVPFAGTNGRRIYDYIFVPVIGKDGRVVAVAGTTRDVTERRQAEQEIREQAERLRENDRRKDEFLAMLAHELRNPLSAIGNAVTLTTRSGLQEHIGWSMGVVTRQMRHLTRLIDDLLDVSRINRGKIELRRELVDLTSILAAAAATAKPSMEERGHTLEVATSHGGLWADVDPTRIEQVVVNLLSNAAKYSENGGLIALRARNEGDEVVVSVRDRGVGIPPETLPQMFELFAQGDRSLARSEGGLGIGLTVVKKLVEMHGGTVDARSEGRGKGSEFTIRLPRAARPVAAAPEGTAPAEGGRIPSRILVVEDNVDAAWGMAQLLKLLGHDVAVAHDGPQGIEKAKEHRPEFVLLDIGLPGMDGYEVASRLRREPSCKDAVIIAISGYGRDEDRRRSKEAGFDHHLIKPLDHDVLITLLAAPGR encoded by the coding sequence ATGACCGAACACCCGGGCCTCGCCCCCGACTTCCAGGCCCTCTTCGAGGCCGTCCCGACCCCGTCGCTCCTGGTCCGCCCCGACGACCGGTTCACCATCGTCGCCGTCAACGCTTCGTATCTTCGGGCGACGCGCGCGACGCGGGAGTCGCTCGTCGGTCGGGGGCTCTTCGAAGCCTTCGCCGACGATCGCGAGCATCCCGGGGCGACTGATGGGCGGGACCTCCGGGCCTCGCTCGACCGGGTCCTGGCCACGCGCGCCCCGGATCACATGGCCGTCCGGAGGCGCGACGTCCCGCGGCCCGGCGGCGGCTTCGAGGAGCGTCACTGGAGCCCGCTCAACGCGCCGGTCCTGTCGGCGGAGGGCGCCGTCGCCCACATCCTCCACCAGCTCGAGGACGTGACGGAGGTCGTCCGCCTGCGGCGAGAGGCTGGCGAGCGGGACGTCGACGCGAGCGCCGCCCCCATCGTCGACGACGACGGCCGGAACGCGGGGGTCGTCGTGACATACCACGACGCGGGCGAGGGGCGGCGTGCCGAGGAGACGACGAGCCGGAGCGAGCAGCGGTTCCGGGCCCTGGTCACGGCCTCCTCGGACGTGATGTATCGCATGAGCCCGGACTGGTCGGAGATGCAGCCGCTCGACGGCCGCGGCCTGGTCGCCAGCAGCGACGCCCCGCTCCGCGACTGGATGCAGCGGAACCTCCCCGCCTCGGAGCACGCCCTCGTCCGGGGGGCGATCCGGGAGGCCGTCTCCGCCAGGCGGATGTTCGAGCTGGAGCACCGGGTCGTGCGAGCCGACGGCTCGATCGGCTGGACGTACTCGCGCGCCGTGCCGATCCTCGACGCGGGCGGCGAGGTCGTCGAGTGGTTCGGCGTGGCGAGCGACGTGACCGCGCGCAAGCAGGCCGAGGAGGAGAACGACCGCCTCGAAGCCGAGGCCGAGCGGCAGCGGCGGATCTACGAGGCCGCCCTGTCGAACACGCCCGACCTCGTCTACGTGTTCGGGCTCGACCACCGGTTCCTCTACGCGAACGAGGCCCTCCTCCAGATGTGGGGCCGGACCCGGGAGGACGCCCTGGGCAAGAACTGCCTGGAGCTGGGGTACGAGCCGTGGCACGCCGAGATGCACGACGGCGAGATCGAGCGGGTGGCGGCCACGAGGCGGCCGATCCGCGGCGAGGTGCCCTTCGCCGGGACCAACGGCCGGCGCATCTACGACTACATCTTCGTCCCCGTCATCGGCAAGGACGGCCGGGTGGTGGCCGTGGCGGGCACCACCCGCGACGTGACCGAGCGGCGGCAGGCCGAGCAGGAGATCCGCGAGCAGGCCGAGCGGCTCCGGGAGAACGACCGCAGGAAGGACGAATTCCTCGCCATGCTCGCCCACGAGCTGAGGAACCCGCTGTCGGCCATCGGCAACGCCGTGACGCTCACGACCCGGAGCGGGCTCCAGGAGCACATCGGGTGGTCGATGGGGGTCGTCACGCGGCAGATGCGGCACCTGACGCGGCTCATCGACGACCTGCTGGACGTCTCCCGCATCAACCGGGGCAAGATCGAGCTGCGACGGGAACTCGTCGACCTGACGTCCATCCTCGCCGCCGCCGCCGCCACCGCGAAGCCGTCGATGGAAGAGAGGGGGCACACGCTCGAAGTCGCGACGAGCCACGGGGGGTTGTGGGCCGACGTGGACCCGACCCGGATCGAGCAGGTGGTCGTGAACCTCCTGAGCAACGCGGCCAAGTACAGCGAGAACGGCGGGCTCATCGCCCTGCGGGCCCGGAACGAAGGCGACGAGGTCGTCGTCTCCGTGCGGGACCGCGGCGTCGGCATCCCGCCCGAGACGCTGCCGCAGATGTTCGAGCTCTTCGCCCAGGGGGACCGCTCGCTCGCCCGCTCCGAAGGGGGCCTCGGCATCGGCCTCACGGTGGTCAAGAAGCTCGTCGAGATGCACGGCGGGACGGTCGACGCCCGCAGCGAGGGCCGCGGCAAGGGGAGCGAGTTCACGATCCGGCTCCCGAGGGCCGCGAGGCCGGTCGCCGCGGCGCCGGAGGGGACGGCCCCGGCCGAAGGCGGGAGGATTCCCTCTCGCATCCTCGTCGTCGAGGACAACGTCGACGCGGCCTGGGGGATGGCCCAGCTCCTGAAGCTCCTCGGGCACGACGTGGCCGTGGCCCACGACGGCCCCCAGGGCATCGAAAAGGCGAAGGAGCATCGGCCCGAGTTCGTGCTCCTCGACATCGGCCTGCCCGGCATGGACGGCTACGAGGTCGCCTCCCGGCTGCGGCGGGAGCCGAGCTGCAAGGACGCCGTCATCATCGCCATCTCGGGATACGGCCGGGACGAGGACCGCCGCCGGTCGAAGGAGGCCGGGTTCGACCACCACCTCATCAAGCCGCTCGACCACGACGTCCTGATCACGCTCCTCGCGGCCCCGGGCCGATAG
- a CDS encoding hybrid sensor histidine kinase/response regulator yields the protein MAEGPDDEDPSVGEVLELAQSVIAIVREPLVILDADLTVDQANDAFYEAFGLEPRSVEGRLIYDLGDRQWDIEELKTLLEDVLPGDSSVKDFAVEHDFGRLGFKTMLLNARKLHRDGRKILLAMEDVTDRRRAERDAGRSRELLDETTRFFAETLDALAGHIAVLDERGVILFVNAAWRRFGEQNGLVGDGSGVGRNYLDSCLPAPGSPAEDGGTVAGILDVIEGRRDDFACEYPCHPPGGCRWFTMRVSRFVRPGPVRVVVVHDDVTERRRAEAAVRGARDEAEAANRMKDDFLATLSHELRTPLSAILGWAKILKSGRVGEEHIQEGLAVIERNSVAQARIIEDILDVSRIVSGNLRIEAQRVRVQDVVEAAVAAAIPAATARGVDLLRMIDPLAAPAIGDASRLQQVVWNLVSNAVKFTPEGGSVRVSLGRVDSHLEIKVVDTGIGMSEDFLPHVFDRFRQADSSTTRRYGGLGLGLAIARQLVELHGGSLKAESPGEGRGSAFTVSLPIAAVNPGRPTPPESAPKPRGGAEGLCKDHMLDGVRVLVLDDEPDARHLIHRVLSACRAEVAQAASVREALELVESFRPDVVVSDVGMPDEDGYDFIRQVRSRRSPKELPAAALTAFARPEDRRRALFAGFQTHVAKPVDPEELLAVVASLAGRTQTT from the coding sequence ATGGCCGAAGGCCCGGATGATGAGGACCCCTCGGTCGGCGAGGTCCTGGAACTCGCCCAGAGCGTCATCGCCATCGTCCGCGAGCCGCTCGTCATCCTCGACGCGGACCTGACCGTCGACCAGGCCAACGACGCCTTCTACGAGGCGTTCGGCCTGGAGCCGCGGTCCGTGGAGGGCCGGCTCATCTACGACCTCGGCGATCGGCAGTGGGACATCGAGGAGTTGAAGACCCTGCTTGAGGACGTGCTGCCGGGCGATTCCTCCGTCAAGGACTTCGCCGTCGAGCACGACTTCGGCCGCCTCGGCTTCAAGACCATGCTCCTGAACGCGCGGAAGCTCCACCGGGACGGCAGGAAGATCCTGCTGGCCATGGAGGACGTCACCGACCGCAGGCGGGCCGAGCGGGATGCCGGCCGGAGCCGGGAGCTGCTGGACGAGACGACCCGATTCTTCGCCGAGACGCTGGACGCCCTCGCCGGCCACATCGCCGTGCTCGACGAGCGGGGGGTCATCCTCTTCGTGAACGCCGCCTGGCGTCGGTTCGGCGAGCAGAACGGCCTCGTCGGCGACGGTTCCGGGGTGGGACGGAACTACCTCGACTCCTGCCTCCCGGCGCCGGGCTCGCCGGCCGAGGACGGCGGGACCGTCGCGGGCATCCTGGACGTCATCGAGGGCCGGCGCGACGACTTCGCCTGCGAATACCCGTGCCACCCGCCCGGCGGATGCCGCTGGTTCACGATGCGAGTCAGCCGATTCGTCAGGCCGGGCCCGGTGCGCGTCGTCGTGGTCCACGACGACGTCACGGAGCGGCGGCGGGCCGAGGCCGCCGTGCGCGGCGCCCGGGACGAGGCCGAGGCCGCCAACCGCATGAAGGACGACTTCCTCGCCACGCTCAGCCACGAGCTGCGCACGCCGCTGAGCGCCATCCTGGGCTGGGCGAAGATCCTGAAGTCCGGCCGCGTGGGCGAGGAGCATATCCAGGAGGGCCTGGCCGTCATCGAGCGCAACTCGGTCGCCCAGGCGCGGATCATCGAGGACATCCTCGACGTCTCGCGGATCGTCTCGGGCAACCTCCGGATCGAGGCCCAGCGGGTGCGCGTCCAGGACGTCGTCGAGGCGGCCGTCGCCGCCGCCATCCCGGCGGCGACCGCCAGGGGGGTGGACCTGCTCAGGATGATCGATCCCCTCGCGGCCCCGGCGATCGGCGACGCGTCGCGGCTGCAGCAGGTCGTCTGGAACCTGGTCTCCAACGCCGTGAAATTCACGCCCGAGGGCGGCTCGGTGCGGGTGTCGCTGGGGCGGGTCGACTCGCACCTCGAGATCAAGGTGGTCGACACCGGGATCGGCATGAGCGAGGATTTCCTGCCCCACGTCTTCGACCGCTTCCGCCAGGCCGACTCGAGCACGACGCGGCGGTACGGCGGCCTCGGCCTGGGCCTCGCGATCGCCAGGCAGCTGGTCGAGCTGCACGGAGGGTCGCTGAAGGCCGAGAGCCCGGGCGAGGGCCGGGGATCCGCCTTCACCGTCTCCCTGCCGATCGCCGCCGTGAATCCGGGGCGGCCGACTCCGCCCGAATCCGCGCCGAAGCCGCGGGGCGGGGCCGAGGGACTCTGCAAGGACCACATGCTCGACGGCGTGCGCGTCCTCGTCCTGGACGACGAGCCCGACGCCCGGCACCTGATCCATCGCGTGCTCTCGGCCTGCCGGGCCGAGGTCGCGCAGGCGGCCTCGGTCCGCGAGGCCCTCGAACTCGTCGAGTCGTTCCGCCCCGACGTCGTCGTCAGCGACGTCGGGATGCCCGACGAGGACGGATACGACTTCATCCGTCAGGTGCGCTCGAGACGCTCGCCCAAGGAGCTGCCGGCGGCCGCGCTCACGGCCTTCGCGCGGCCCGAGGACCGCAGGCGGGCCCTGTTCGCCGGGTTCCAGACCCACGTCGCCAAGCCGGTCGACCCGGAGGAGCTGCTGGCCGTCGTCGCCAGCCTCGCCGGCAGGACGCAGACCACCTGA
- a CDS encoding EF-hand domain-containing protein: protein MIRFLIVAAAALAQGPPGGGPSLSKEADVQDVVARMTAFDKDGDGKLARGEVSDARLLGLFDRADADKDGAVTKAELTALAEAEHSDAPDFDFGPPPGGGPGFDGFPGAPPSRPGEVLSPPLRQALELTPEQRGKIDELQAKVDAALAEILTDAQKAELKAAARPGPGPGGPPPGRGPGRRRPGPR, encoded by the coding sequence ATGATCCGATTTTTGATCGTCGCGGCGGCCGCGCTCGCACAGGGGCCTCCGGGGGGCGGGCCGTCGCTCTCGAAGGAGGCCGACGTCCAGGACGTCGTCGCGCGGATGACGGCGTTCGACAAGGACGGCGACGGCAAGCTCGCCCGCGGCGAGGTCTCCGACGCGCGGCTGCTCGGCCTGTTCGACCGGGCCGACGCCGACAAGGACGGCGCGGTCACGAAGGCCGAGCTGACCGCGCTGGCCGAGGCCGAGCACTCCGACGCCCCCGACTTCGACTTCGGCCCGCCCCCGGGCGGGGGACCGGGCTTCGACGGCTTCCCCGGCGCGCCCCCATCGCGTCCGGGCGAGGTCCTCTCCCCTCCCCTGCGCCAGGCCCTGGAGCTGACGCCCGAACAGCGCGGCAAGATCGACGAACTCCAGGCGAAGGTCGACGCCGCCCTGGCCGAGATCCTCACCGACGCCCAGAAGGCGGAGCTGAAGGCCGCCGCGCGGCCGGGCCCCGGCCCCGGCGGACCGCCCCCCGGCCGCGGCCCGGGCCGACGACGGCCAGGCCCCCGCTGA
- a CDS encoding carbon-nitrogen hydrolase family protein has product METAQRGFRAGMAQILVEGGRPDANLGRAVRAVGEAASRGCRLVVLPECLDLGWTDPSARDLARAIPGPHAERLAQAAGEHRIHVAAGLVERAGDRLYNAAVLIGPEGRILLHHRKINELDVALGLYAVGDRLGVVETDLGTIGLAICADNFGRSLAIGHVLARMGAQVILSPSAWAVDADHDEDREPYGGLWLDSYAELARLYDVAVVGVSNVGRISGGPWSGRKVIGRSLAMGPGGVVLARGPYGERAEALVDVEISPRPPIARGTAIAEALEARGYRGV; this is encoded by the coding sequence ATGGAGACGGCCCAGCGAGGCTTTCGCGCCGGGATGGCCCAGATCCTGGTCGAGGGGGGACGGCCCGACGCCAACCTGGGCCGGGCCGTCCGGGCCGTCGGCGAGGCCGCCTCCCGGGGATGCCGGCTGGTCGTCCTGCCCGAATGCCTGGACCTGGGCTGGACCGACCCGTCGGCGCGCGATCTGGCCCGGGCGATCCCCGGCCCCCACGCCGAGCGATTGGCCCAGGCTGCAGGTGAGCACCGCATCCACGTCGCCGCCGGGCTCGTCGAGCGCGCGGGCGACCGCCTGTACAACGCCGCCGTGCTGATCGGGCCCGAGGGCCGGATCCTGCTGCACCACCGCAAGATCAACGAGCTGGACGTCGCCCTGGGCCTCTACGCCGTCGGCGATCGGCTGGGCGTCGTCGAGACGGACCTCGGGACGATCGGCCTGGCGATCTGCGCCGACAACTTCGGCCGCTCGCTGGCGATCGGCCACGTCCTCGCCCGGATGGGGGCGCAGGTCATCCTCTCGCCCTCGGCCTGGGCGGTGGACGCCGACCACGACGAGGATCGCGAACCTTACGGGGGACTCTGGCTCGACTCCTACGCCGAGCTGGCCCGCCTCTACGACGTCGCCGTCGTCGGCGTCAGCAACGTGGGCCGGATCTCGGGCGGCCCCTGGAGCGGCCGCAAGGTCATCGGCCGCTCGCTGGCGATGGGGCCGGGCGGCGTCGTCCTGGCCCGCGGCCCGTACGGCGAGCGGGCCGAGGCGCTCGTGGACGTGGAGATTTCGCCCCGGCCCCCGATCGCCCGGGGGACCGCGATCGCCGAGGCCCTGGAGGCCCGGGGCTATCGCGGCGTCTGA